AAGCCAGGTACTCCGGGCCCTCTCAGCACGATCGTCACTGAGACTGTACGACACCTGCAGCAGCTGCTGCAGAATGTGACCGACACCCAAGTGGAGGAGGCAGCCCGGCGTATAGTAAAGTCCCGCCGAGTCTTCGTGTTCGGTGAGGGGGCCCCGGCGAGCCTCACTGTTCTCGCGGATTTCTGGCTTTCGCGCCTCGGCTGTCAGGTGGTCCGGGTCAACCAGACCGGACGGCGTTTCTTCGACTACATCTTCCAGGCTGGCCAGGGAGATCTCGGGGTGGTATTTGCCTTCCGCCGGCCCAGCCCCGAGGCACTTGCTCTCCTCGAGCACCTAGCGAATGAAGGCGGCGAGTCGATCCTCATCACAGACCTGGTGAGTTCACGAATGCATCCCCTCGCATCCCAGGTCTTTCTGGTGCAGCGCGGGCCCATGGAGGCATTCAGGCCACTCGGTGCTCCGCTGGCTGTTGTGGACGCCCTAATCCTCAGTGTCATGCGGCTCCGAGGCGACGACGCAGTCGAGCACCTTCGGCGCCTTGACAATCTCAGGCAGCGTCATGGGTATCTGTGACCTGACCATCTGAAGGGAGGAAGCAATGTGAGGGAACAAGTCCGGCGAGTGATGGTGTCAGCAACGCTTGTCGCAATCATGTTGATGTGCGTGGGCTCTCATGCGGTCCAGTCCGCCCTGAAGTATCCCCCCGATGTAGACGCATGGCTCAGGCAAGTCCAGATCGGTCCCTACCAGCCGGCCAAGGTAGACTGGGACCAGGTGCCAGGCCGCCAAACGCGAGGGCAAGGTCGTCATCTACACCAGTTCGTCCCGGACGATCAGCCTGAAGCCAGAGTTCGAGGCGGTCTATCCGGGCGTCACCTTGGAAGTCTACGAGCTTGGTCCCACGGGCTCCATCGAGAAGGTACAACGGGAGCAGATGGCCAAAGTGTACAATGCAGATGTGATCCACGCATCCGGCTATCCGGCGCAACTGCACCTGCTGTACAACAGCCACATGATCTTCCCGTTCTACCCTCCTGAACTCCAATCTGTCATTCCGAAGGAGTTCCGCGAGCCTCTGGTTGCCCAGAGGTACGAATCCCGGGCCATCTTCTATAACTCCAAGGTCTACCCAGAATGCCCGATCACCAGCTGGTGGGATCTGACCAAGCCCGAACGGCGGGGTAAGCTCGCCATGGTCGACCCGGCGAACGATGCGTCAAGTCTCGACTTGATCACCACAATCGTGCTGAACGCGGATGCGCTCGCGCGCGACTACGAGCGGGTCTTCGGCCGCCCGATCCGGCTCACAACCCCTAACGCCGGGTACGAACTGCTCAAGGGGATCATCGCAAACCGGCCAAGGATGTTCAGCCGCCATACCGACCTTATCAAGGTGGTCGGCGACCCGAGCAGTACCAATCCGCCGCTCGGAATCTCCATACCTTTCTCGAGCCTCGGGTATGCGGAGGACCCTGCAAGAGGCAGCCTCAAGCTCATGGCAGCAACGAAGCTGACTCCAGCAATCGGGATGCTCTACCCGAGCCTTATGAAGTGTGGATGCCAATGATACGCGATGCTATAGAAAACAGGGCCGTGAAAAAGACGCTCACCATACCCAAGTGGCTGGACGATCTCGCCACCGAGCATGGCATCAATTTCTCCAGGACTCTTCAGGAGGCACTAAAGCGGCAACTCGATGTCCCGGATGAACAGCTCTACACTCTCGTGGATCTGAGGGCATCCGTGCATCCAGGTTGCCTAGTATGAGAGGGGCAGCCCCAGCAGCCTCCACCAGGGGATGGCTACCACATTCACGACAATGAACACCGCGAGAAGCATGCCCAGGCCGAACCGGAACACATCTGTCCTCTCCAGTTCGGTGTACTGGCAGACCATGTAGATGGTCGCGGATTGTGCAGGGTAGAAGGCAACCGCGTCTATGGTGATCAAGGCTGTGAGCCCCAAAACCACCGGGTTCAGCCCGGCTTGTCGCCCGATCTCCCCAACCAGCGGGAGCGCTACTGCGATAGCCGCGGGCAGGCTCGGGATGCTGGCGTGGATCATGGCTGACACCAGGATGACGACGACCAGGACTCCCCACGCGGGCAGGCCGGCGAAGGCCCCCCATCCAATGATCCTGCCGGCGACCCATTGCGCCGCCCCGGTCGTTTGGAGAACGTGCGACAGTGAGAGCGCAGCTCCACTCACCACGAAGAGAGACCACTCTATCGAGGAAGACGCCGCCCGCCAGCTCAATATCCCAGGCCACGGCGATAGGATCAGGACCGCAGCAATGAGGGCGGGGACAGCGGACGGAAGCCCATGGTAGGTGTCGGTCAGCCACAGCGTGCAGGCAAGCGCCAGGATGCCCACAACCCACCACTCCCCGGGCTGAAGCCGCGCCGGCATCCTGTCCTCTGAGATCTCGAGCATCCGCTGCGGCCCCAAGGCCGCCCGCCCATTCCCACGGCCCTCCACCGGCGCCGGCAGCACCATCACCAGGACGAGACCGAGCCCCATGACGGCCGCGTACGGTACCGCCATCAGCGCAAGCCAGCGGAACCACAGGAATCCTCCGAGTAGACTGGCGGCCATCGCTGGGGCAACTCCGCCCGTGAGGAACATCGAGGATGCCATCGGGTTGAGCCTCGCGAGGACCATGGCGACGGCACGGGCGAGCTTGCGGGAGCCACGAAAGGCGGGGTGGGCAAGGGCCCTTTCGAAGACGGGGAGCAGGATGGCGTTTCTCGTGAGCGCGGACGGTACCACAACCGCCATCAGCGGGAGCAAAAGGGTCGTCCTGGTGACCAACTTCAGCCCGTCGCCCTCCGAGATACGGGTAACCCAACCAGAAAGCCGGGCCGCGAGCCCGCTCGATACTATTGCACCGGCAAGCATCAGGACGCCTAGCAGGAAGAAGAGGACGGGCGAGGCGAACCCAAGGAGCACTGAGGAGGAATCGACACCGGGTATGACCAAGAGAAGCAGCACCGCAAGGAGGCTTGTCGCAGCGGGGTGCAGCGCACCGGTGGACCAAAGCACCACCACTGCCGCCACCGAGCCAAGAGTGTACCGGCCGTCCACCCCGAGGGAGTCGGAGGATATCAGGGAGCGTATGAATAAGAGGCACAGCCCAGCGCAGGCAAGGAACACCGCGGTCTTCCGGTTACCCACCGCGACGACTCGCCTCCCCCTGTCTCAGCCGGACACTTCTTACGCGTTCTTGACCCACGCGTGCGCGTCGTCTTCCCGGGGTGACATGAACCTCTTCTCCCCAGCGAGCGCCCAGAGGTAGTAGACTTCGTACCTAGGTGCTGCCGCCACTGGGTGGTACCCGAAAGGAATCGCCACGGTGTCCCCATCCCTGATGACGTAGGCCTCGTCCACTCCCCGCGACGGTGAGTAGATCCGCTGGAACCCAAATCCGCGCGAGGGTTTCACGCGGAAGTGGTAAACTTCCTCGAGAACCCCTTCCAGACCCTCCACTTCCTCGTCATGCTTGTGCGGCGGGTAGCTCGACCAGTTGCCCTGGGGGTTGAAAGTCTCCCCAACGATGAGCCTGGTGGCCTGGGGTTGGTCTTCCTGCACCACGATGTCGTGGACCAGACGGTACCAGTTCCCCGTTCCCACCGGCCTGATCTTCACCATGTCCGGGGATACGATCTCGACCTGCCTCCCGCCGTCAGCCCGGCCGCCCGTCGTCTCCTCGACAGGCCTAGCCCGTATGACCGCGATCTCCGTCGACCGCGATGCCCCTCTGAGGGCAAGTGAAACCCCAGGCGGCGAGTAAACCGCCCACGCAGGCCCTTCGAATACGTTGTCACGTTCCCCTATTCTCTGACTATGGGCGCCTTCGCCCCAGATCACATCGGCCTTCCCGCCGAGCACCACCAAGACAGCCTCATCGGGCTCGAACGCGAGATCTCGTCTCTCCCCCTCGATCAGGTTGACCAGGCCAAACCTCAGATACCGAAGTCCTGTGCCGGGGGTTTCAGGGCCCACGATCTCCCGGATGCCACTCTCCGCCTCAAGGGCGTCGGAAAGGCAGACTTTGAAACAGCCGTACGATTTCTGAGACATTGGTCAAAAGCACCTCTACTTCGCGACGTTCGACTCGGATTCGCAGTATTGCATATCCAACTCGCCGGGGAGGCCTCTACATCATCAGGACCCGCCAGAGACACCCGGTACGTGCCCGGCTGCTATCTCGGCGGAGGCCTCAGAAACGCTCCTAACCCCCGGTCCGTTACTTCATTGAATCCCGGAACTCCTTCCACCACCAGCGGCTTGTACTCCCCAACGGATTCCATGGATGAGAAAACTGCCAGAAGCGCACTGGCATGACGTCCCACCCGCTCCTCTATAGGATGGCCACTATCGTCGAACGGGACATATAGCCTCCCGAGCTCCGCAGCCTTCACGTAGAACTTGTCGCGCCCCTCGAGCGCGAGAGCCTCGCCGGTCCTACCGCGCAACCTCCCCTGACTGGGATTGGCGGTCTCCATGAGCAAGGCCATGGTGTCAGAGTAATCGCCCCACGCGCGGTGGGAAAGCCCGTAGAACGTTGGAGGGGACTTCTCCAACCTCATCCTGATGTCCTCGAAGTCCAGCATCATGACGGCCATCGCGGCCAAGTCCTCCGCCCGCTGGTGGGCGACGATCGCATGGATCACAGGGTACTCAGGGGATGCCTCGTGGAGATCGATAGACACATCCGCCTTCTCCTGCCGAATGACCTCCATTATTGCGTAGGCGACCTTCTCAGTCAGCGTTCCGTCAGGCCTGCCGGGGTAGGCCCGGTTCAGGTTCCGGTTCTCACTCCCGGAGAGTCTCTGACCCGATGGATTGATGTAGATATCCGGGTCCGGCCACTGGTGAAGAGGGTTGGTCGCCCGCGACCCGTATCTGAACTTCCGCTCCACGCCATCCTGCGTCTTCAGATGAATCCACTGCGGGGACCCCTCCTGGGCATCGTTGTGAGTGAATCCACTTCTGTTCCCGTGTGGTATCACAACCAGCCGCCCCGCTCGAACCACCGCGCGCTCAACCAAGAGGACAGCTGTGAGGTAGCCAGAGGGCTCGTTCGGGTGAGTCCCGCCCAAGACAAACGCTGTGGCCCCGGGCTCCTCACCTTCGAGGATATAGACATCAGTGTCTCCAGGGGTTCCACGGAGTCCAGAGAAGTAGTCCGAGAGCTTGCGGACAGCCGTTACACCCGGCCCGGGAACGATCAGGTCGTCCTTCCACATGGATCGGAACTGCGCTCCTGTCGTCAAGACCACAACGATGACCACCGCAGCCAGCACAACTGCGCGCACCTTTGCATCTATTCTGGACATCCCAGATCGCCTCACTTCCACAAGAGGATACGCAGGACCAGAGGTATCAGGATCAATGCTGCTGTAGCCTGCTTGAGGAAGTCTCGTTCGGTCCAAAGCTCAGATGCAACAACCGCGACGAAAAAGGCGCACAACCCCCAGTAAATCCAGGCCATCATCAGATCCCCCACCTCACAGAAGCCATCTCGCGATGGGTGTGGCCCATCTAATGAGAACCAGAGCCCATGCGGCCGTCAGGATAGCTGGGATGACGCAGTGCCTGAGCACCACGAAGTAGTTCCTCTCGTCCACAACTTGCGCCGCGAAGATACCAGCCAGGGCCGTCGGCGGCATCAGGTCACCCAGGCCTGCAAGGAGTGTTAGCCCTGATGCAGCCACGATCTCGTTGTGCGTACCGAGTAGCGCGAGCAAGAACGGAACCCCCAGAACTGACGAGGACCCGAACGCTGAGACCGCACCGAACAGCGGAACGGAGACTGCCATGGCGCCATAGAGAAGTGCCCTGGGGAGGCCCAGGCAGCCAACCACCACAAACCCACGCACTCCAGTCACAGTCATCACCTGGATGAACATGCCGACGCCCATGAGGATGCCCATCACCGGGAGGGCGTCCCTGATAGCCCCCCTCGCCACAGCCCAGGGCACCACGGGCTTGCCCGAAAGCACCGCCGCCGCAGCCGCGATGAAGAATGTCAAAGGCATGCCCAAGTCCGGAAACTTCCCGGGAAGCAGGTTGGGGCCGGCCATCAGGACCACCAGCACCACGAAAGGCAGGTACAACCTGAGCCCATAGGTTCTGTGATAGCTCTCCGGAAGCCGCTCACGGACCAGATCAAGTGACCGTAACCTGCGCAAGTGCGGAAGCCCCAGGAACAAGCTTATTGCGATCGCCAAGGGGATCGTGGCAAGAAGCAAAGGCTTGGCGAACCCGACATAGGGCATATCGATCCCGCCCCCGATGATCATGGCGGGGATGTTCACGGGCGGGGCGAGCATCCCATAGATGGCAGCCATCGCAATTATGGCAGCAGTCTTCTGCTTTGGTATCCCCAGGTGCATGAGGACCGGGGCTACCAGCGCCCCAGTGGTCAGAACGGACGCAGTCGAAGAACCTGTGATCATCCCCGGGAACATAGTCAGGAAAGTCAGGCCCACGAGAAGCAAAGCCCGGGATCGGTAGAAGGTATCAATGAGCCACCTGGCCACAGTATCGAGCAAACCTGATGCCTGTATCGCTTTCATGAACATCATTGCGCACCCGATCACGAGGATCGTGTTGAGGTACCCAAAGGTGCCTTCGACCATGTGACGAAGGGCGAACCCCTCGCCCCCGGCCAGGAGGCCGACCACGGATGCGATGACCAGACAGATGCCGATGGGGAGCCTGAGAGCGAAGGCAGAAGCCACGAAGGTGCCAACCATGAAGAGGAATATCCAGCCTTCAGAGATCATGAGACACCACCTCCGATGCACAGGACCGGACGTCAAAAAGAACGGTGGAGAGCCCGGGCCGTCGCAGCAGACGAACCAGCGCCGGGCTCCCTTCGCCTGTGCCAGTGCTACATGCCGAGCGCCCGCTTGAGCGGGGTGAGAGTGTCTGCGATTCGATCAGCCTTGGTTATGGGAACGTCGCGGCCCGCTGCTTTCAGGACGGATTCGAAAAAACTATCCTTGTCGCCGCTTGCGACCACAATAACCGAGGATGCGTAGGGGAGCGTCGCACGGATGAACGCATCGGAGAGAGTGCCTCGTCGCTCCTCCCCACCTATGTGCATGTACACGATGTTGATCTTGAGGCTCGCAGCCCGCTCGAGCAGGGCAATCGAACGTGCGGTCTCTTGCTCCTGGTTTATCCCTGCAGCGCCAAGTCCTTTGGCACTCCCCCCCACCACAGGAACGAGCGCTGAGTACTTGGGCTGGCCGTCCGGACCTACTAGGTCCTTCGCCACGGCAAGGCTGTCCATCTCGTACGGGATCTTGCCCATAATGCACAACTGCTTGACCATGGCAGATTCCGCGCTCTGGCCTATCGATGTCACCAGAATGGGCTTGCCCGCCGAGAAGGTTCCGCCAGCAGCCAGGCTGATCAGGGCACCGCATACAACCGCGATCAGCAGGGTTCTGCGCATAAGATGTACCTCCTAGAATCCAATGGCCTCCCCAAGCCGACGCGAGTCAGCAGCACCGTACATCAGCCCACTGGCCCGGTCGAAGAGGACAGCTTGGACTGCTCCGTAATAAGAGTCCCAGTCACCCCTGACACTCACCGTGTGGCCGAGAGCCTGGAGGGCCGCGCGGGTGTCCTCGGGGATCCTGCTCTCCACAGCCAAGGTCCCGGGCTTCCCGGCTGAACTCGAGCACCACACCCTCGGAGCCTCAATGGCCTCGTCGAGCCCCATCCCGAAATCGAGAACGTTCATTATGACCTGGGCAAGGGTTGGGAAGATCCTGGTCGCTCCAGGAGTCCCGAGCGCCATGAAAGGCTCGCCGTCCTTGAGTATGATCGTCGGGCTCATGCTCGAGAGTGGCCGCTTCCCAGGCTCAGGTGCGGAAACTGACGCAGGGTTCGTCGAGAAGTCGTCCATCTCGTTGTTCAGCATTATCCCAGTGCCGGTCGCCATTACGCCGGAGCCGAAGAAGTAGTTGATGGTCTGTGTCAGGGACACGATGTTTCCCGCCTGGTCCACGACGACCAGGTGAGTGGTGCTCTCGTGTTCGTAGTTCTGGGGTTCGCCTGGCTTCAACTCGGTCAGGGCCTTATCCAGCCTGATCTGATCCACGAGGGTCTTCGCGTACTTCTTGGAGGTCAGACCAGCAAGAGGGATGTCCACGAAATCAGGGTCCGCCATGTAGGCCGCGCGGTCCGCAAACACGAGCTTGAGAGTCTCGGAGAGGGTGTGTATGTACGGGACGGAATTGTGGCCCATCGCGCGGACGTCATAGTTCTCCATGACATTCAGAATCTGAATGAGGTGGGCTCCACCGGAACTGGGCGGGGGCATGGAGATGATCTCATAGCCACGGTATGTGCCGCGCACAGGCTCCCTCATCACCGCGTTGTAGTCCGCCAGATCCTGCATGGTCATGTTCCCGCCAGCTCTGTTCACAGCCTCCACGATCTTCTCGCCGATCGGGCCGCGGTACAGGACATCGGAACCCTTCTCCGCAATCAGCCTGAAGGTGGCTGCAAGCTCAGGCTGCCTGAGGATGTCGCCGGGCTCCATGGCCAGGCCGTTGTGGAAGTAAGGGACTTCGAGCGGGTCATTGTAGTCGGCCATCTTCTTGTAGTTTTCCTTGATAAGGCCGCTCAGCATCGGAGAGACTTCGAACCCCTCTTCAGCGTACCTTATCGCCGGTTCGACCACCTGCGCAAACGTCATGGTCCCGTACTTCTGGAGAGCGAGTTCCAGGCCTTTGAGCGTGCCGGGCACGCCCACGGCCTTCCCGCCGAGCTGGGTCCATTTCTCCTTCTGCGCTTTCTCGGAGGCATACATGTCCTTGGTGGCCGACGCAGGGGCTTTTTCACGGTAGTCGATGACCGCCACTTCTCCAGTCTTGGCAAAC
The DNA window shown above is from Bacillota bacterium and carries:
- a CDS encoding TRAP transporter large permease subunit, which codes for MISEGWIFLFMVGTFVASAFALRLPIGICLVIASVVGLLAGGEGFALRHMVEGTFGYLNTILVIGCAMMFMKAIQASGLLDTVARWLIDTFYRSRALLLVGLTFLTMFPGMITGSSTASVLTTGALVAPVLMHLGIPKQKTAAIIAMAAIYGMLAPPVNIPAMIIGGGIDMPYVGFAKPLLLATIPLAIAISLFLGLPHLRRLRSLDLVRERLPESYHRTYGLRLYLPFVVLVVLMAGPNLLPGKFPDLGMPLTFFIAAAAAVLSGKPVVPWAVARGAIRDALPVMGILMGVGMFIQVMTVTGVRGFVVVGCLGLPRALLYGAMAVSVPLFGAVSAFGSSSVLGVPFLLALLGTHNEIVAASGLTLLAGLGDLMPPTALAGIFAAQVVDERNYFVVLRHCVIPAILTAAWALVLIRWATPIARWLL
- a CDS encoding succinylglutamate desuccinylase/aspartoacylase family protein; translated protein: MSRIDAKVRAVVLAAVVIVVVLTTGAQFRSMWKDDLIVPGPGVTAVRKLSDYFSGLRGTPGDTDVYILEGEEPGATAFVLGGTHPNEPSGYLTAVLLVERAVVRAGRLVVIPHGNRSGFTHNDAQEGSPQWIHLKTQDGVERKFRYGSRATNPLHQWPDPDIYINPSGQRLSGSENRNLNRAYPGRPDGTLTEKVAYAIMEVIRQEKADVSIDLHEASPEYPVIHAIVAHQRAEDLAAMAVMMLDFEDIRMRLEKSPPTFYGLSHRAWGDYSDTMALLMETANPSQGRLRGRTGEALALEGRDKFYVKAAELGRLYVPFDDSGHPIEERVGRHASALLAVFSSMESVGEYKPLVVEGVPGFNEVTDRGLGAFLRPPPR
- a CDS encoding DUF6305 family protein is translated as MRRTLLIAVVCGALISLAAGGTFSAGKPILVTSIGQSAESAMVKQLCIMGKIPYEMDSLAVAKDLVGPDGQPKYSALVPVVGGSAKGLGAAGINQEQETARSIALLERAASLKINIVYMHIGGEERRGTLSDAFIRATLPYASSVIVVASGDKDSFFESVLKAAGRDVPITKADRIADTLTPLKRALGM
- the iolB gene encoding 5-deoxy-glucuronate isomerase, whose translation is MSQKSYGCFKVCLSDALEAESGIREIVGPETPGTGLRYLRFGLVNLIEGERRDLAFEPDEAVLVVLGGKADVIWGEGAHSQRIGERDNVFEGPAWAVYSPPGVSLALRGASRSTEIAVIRARPVEETTGGRADGGRQVEIVSPDMVKIRPVGTGNWYRLVHDIVVQEDQPQATRLIVGETFNPQGNWSSYPPHKHDEEVEGLEGVLEEVYHFRVKPSRGFGFQRIYSPSRGVDEAYVIRDGDTVAIPFGYHPVAAAPRYEVYYLWALAGEKRFMSPREDDAHAWVKNA
- a CDS encoding MurR/RpiR family transcriptional regulator translates to MSEPAPAAERIRACYSSMSKSQQKLADFVLQNLPEVAMMSSADLAGSLDVSEATVVRFAQILGFEGYPDLRQQLQTEFLRQYRSSDRVAVMINEKPGTPGPLSTIVTETVRHLQQLLQNVTDTQVEEAARRIVKSRRVFVFGEGAPASLTVLADFWLSRLGCQVVRVNQTGRRFFDYIFQAGQGDLGVVFAFRRPSPEALALLEHLANEGGESILITDLVSSRMHPLASQVFLVQRGPMEAFRPLGAPLAVVDALILSVMRLRGDDAVEHLRRLDNLRQRHGYL
- the ggt gene encoding gamma-glutamyltransferase is translated as MRRVLILAACLALVGFVMAVPSASAQVDPHAPKDVVARHGMVAAAHPLASQAGVDILKAGGNAIDAAVATALALNVVEPNASGLGGGGFIVVRFAKTGEVAVIDYREKAPASATKDMYASEKAQKEKWTQLGGKAVGVPGTLKGLELALQKYGTMTFAQVVEPAIRYAEEGFEVSPMLSGLIKENYKKMADYNDPLEVPYFHNGLAMEPGDILRQPELAATFRLIAEKGSDVLYRGPIGEKIVEAVNRAGGNMTMQDLADYNAVMREPVRGTYRGYEIISMPPPSSGGAHLIQILNVMENYDVRAMGHNSVPYIHTLSETLKLVFADRAAYMADPDFVDIPLAGLTSKKYAKTLVDQIRLDKALTELKPGEPQNYEHESTTHLVVVDQAGNIVSLTQTINYFFGSGVMATGTGIMLNNEMDDFSTNPASVSAPEPGKRPLSSMSPTIILKDGEPFMALGTPGATRIFPTLAQVIMNVLDFGMGLDEAIEAPRVWCSSSAGKPGTLAVESRIPEDTRAALQALGHTVSVRGDWDSYYGAVQAVLFDRASGLMYGAADSRRLGEAIGF